The Ornithorhynchus anatinus isolate Pmale09 chromosome Y1, mOrnAna1.pri.v4, whole genome shotgun sequence DNA window gatctcctctgaggattctgcagggaaggatgggaaagtaggggagtcAAAAATATACCCTTCACGTAGAGAACCTTTGTGTGCCCTCCTGCCTAGCTATAAGCTCATTGAATTTCATAACCTTGGAAGGGCATGAGAGTGGAAGTGGGGCTACCCAAACCTCTAGCACTGTAATCAGTGCCTTCTCTCACCTTCTCAGTTATAATATCATTCATGTTGGGAGACTCCTTCTAACCATCCCTTCCTTCAGATAATGAGTGCAATGccttgcaaacagtaggtgctcagtggagttttctgcatccagtaaacacCTAATGCACACAACAGGCATTCAGTGTAGTATACTGATGCTATAGGTGcccagtaaagtgctttgcacaaagtggacAATTTGTGgagagctctgcacagaataggtgcccATACAGCACCCATATTGCTCTTAGGGCTTATGTCTGCATGTCATAAAATGTATGCTGCATAAGCCATTACTCATACCTACCCACTGTGACTTGATAGATAGAGGGTGAAAGGACAATGAAGTAACATCAATAGGCAATGTTCCTGGCAGAGACCTCACTGATTGGGGAACTGATGGTTCAGAGAAGACTGGTAGTTTTCCTGCTTCATCCTGCTGAAACTCCACACTTTACCAGCCAACCATGCACTACAGAGGGGTATTCCCTGAACATCCAAATGCTCATTGCTGAACACGATCTGAGCTTGTTCTGACAAACCCACTGCACCTGCCCAGTGCCTGCTCACCAAGAGGTCTCGCCATCTCTTTCTGCTGCTTCTGGAGTTGGTGAGAAGAGCTGGAAGTGTTGGAGGCACCAGTGTCTGAGCCACTCAAGAATCAACTCTGTGGAAACAGTTCCTGGTGAAATACCAAGTGGCAGGAGACTCCCCGAGACTCCCAACTCCCTGAGTCTCTTGTGATGTTGAGGTTCTGGTTTAGGTCTCTTCATTTCTTGGATTATCCTGACTTTAAGATTCCATCTGGGAGATGCCACGGTTACAGAAGTCATTCCAAATAAGCTCTAGAAGTGAGTCTTGAGGGGTGGTTTAGCAAAAGATTACTGGACAAATGACAGCTTGAAGGCCTCACGACACCTGGAATGCCCAACACTCACTGCTGGGGAGATCAAAAAAGTTGTGATATttgggataaagggagcaagggagggtaatgaagaagggagtgggagatgaagaaaagtgagagtcagtcagggaaggcctcttggaggagttgtgccttcaataatgctttgaagtgggagagtaattttctgcagactggaagagggagggcattccaagccagaggcagcatgtcATTTAGGGTTGGCAATAAGACAGggaaaatcaaggcacagtgagaaggttagcagtaaagGAACCAAGTGcacatgctgggttgtagaaggtgaggtgaggtgaggtacaaAGGctaaggtgatggaatgctttaaagctaatgttgaggagtttttgattgatatgaagctggatgggcaaccactggagtttcttgaggaagggtttttttttttgtagaaagttttttgtagaaaaatatccaggtagcagagtaaagtattgGCTAGAGTGGGAACAAGACAGgatgctggaaggtcagcaatgaAGCTGATGTAGGAAGCCAGGAGGGACAGGATGTGTGACTGCATTAACGagttaacagtttggatggagaggaaagggcagatttttgtgatgtcgtgaaggtgggactaactgaatttagtgatagattgaatatgtggattgaatgagagaggggagttaaGGTTAGCACCAAGGAtaatggcttgtgagacaggaaggttgatggtgccatctatagcaaggggaaagacacagggaggacagggtttgtgtggaaaAAATAAGGAAAtccgttaagtttgaggttattggagaacacccaagtagagatgtcttgaaggcaagaggaaatgcaattcTCCAGAGAGGGGTAGAGGTCAAGACCTGGAAGTGTAAATTaggatgtcatctgcgtagaggtggtagttgaagtcatgggagcaaatgagttctccaaggaagtaggcactgatggaaaatggaaagggacctagaactgaactttgagggactcagttagggggtgggagctaGAGAAGggacctgtgaaggagactgagaatgaatggccagagagatgagaagaaccaggagaggaccaaaTCAGTAAAGCCAAtgttggttaatgtttccaggagaaaggagtggtccactttgttgaaggcagctgagagactgAAGACCATTAATTTGCAGTAGAGGGCATTggttttggcaaggagatcattgatgacctttgagaaggcagtttctgtggagtgaaggaggcggaagccaaattggaaggagttatggagagaatgggaggagaggaatttgagactgtGGATGTACACAACTCCCTCAGGGAGTtctgagaggaatggtaggaaggagatggggcaataactggagggttgataggcaaaccactggaggtttttgaagagggaagtgacatgccaagagcatttctttagaaaggtaatctgggcagctgagtgaagtatagactggagcggggagagacaggaggatgggatatcagagaggaggctgaagcaataattcagttggaatattatgagaacttgcaccagtaaggtagcagtttggatggagaggaaagggtggattttggtgatgttgtgaaggtgagaccagcaggttttggtgacagaatggatgtatgggctgaatgagagagcagatctaaggatgacaccaaggttacgggcttgtgagacaggaaggatggcaatGCTGTCCACAGTgccggggaagtcagggagaggacagagtttaggaggaaagataaggagctcagtcttggacatgttgagttttaggtggtgggcagacatccaggtggaaatgttctgaaggcaggaggagatatgagcctggtgggagggagaaagaacaggggagatgtagatagATGGGGattcaaacattaatataaataaataaattacagatatgttcataagtgctgtggggctgggagcagggataagcaaaggtagcaagtcagggcaacacagaagggagtatgagaagaagaaaggatggctaagtcaggaaaggcctcttgtaagagatgtgtccttaataagggtttgaaagtggggagagtaattgtcagtcagatttgaggagggagggcatttcagggcagagggaggacatgggcaaggattggcagtgagatagacaagactgaggcacagtgaagaggttagaatttgaggagcaaagtgtctgggaggtagtaggagagtatcaagGTGAGGAAGAATGAGggtaggtgattgagtgttttaaagccaatggtgaggattatttctttgatgtggaggtggatggacaaccaatgaagtttcttgagaagtggagaaacatatcctgagcatttctgtaggaagatgatctggacagctgAGTAAAatatggatgggagtggggaaagacagtagGCTGGGAGATAAGCAAGGATACTGATGCAAGTAAACCAGAAGGGATAGGAttaatgattgtattaatatggtagcattttggatggagcggaaagggcagattttaataatgttgtgaaggtcgaaccaacaggatttagtgatggactgaatatgtgggttgaatgagagagagaagacaagacaaggataacaccaagtttaggGGCCtgcgagatgggaaggatggaggtgccatctacagtcatgagaaagtcatgggggaCAGGATTTTGGAAATAAAATAAGGAGTttaattttggacatattaagcttgaagtgactgaaggacaaccaagtagagatgtcttgaaggcaggaggaaatgagagacttcagatagggagagagataaagcctggagatgtagatctgggtattATCTGCATGGTGGTAGTTGAGGTGGTTGAAGTCTTGGGAGCAAattaattttccaagggagtgggtatagatggagaatagaaggggccccacagagccttgaaggactcccacagtgtcCTAACTGTGtggaaggactcccacagtgtGCCTAacagcccatgaaggagactaagAGTTAATGGCcagagatataagaggagaaccaggagaggacagagtcagtgaagccaaggttgtatgtttccagtgttgaaggcatcagagaggtcgaggaggattaggatggagtagaggccattggatttggcaataaggacatcattggtgacctctgtgGGTTgttttctgtagagtgaagggaatggaagtcagattggaggggatcaaggagagaattggaggagaggaatttatgACAGTGAGTATAAACAATTTGCTCAAGGGAGTTTGGAGTTTGGTAGAAGtttggtaggtgggagatgggggaaaacctggagggagccgtggggtcaagagaaggtttttttaggatggggagacctgGGAATGtttgtaagctctggggaagaaggATTTGAGAGCAAGCAGTTGAAGATTGCTGTTAGAGAGGAAAGAAATTAGGGTACAAATGTTTCAGTAGGTTATGAGGAATGGGcttagatgtgcaggtggaggaagtggattttgagaggaagcaagaGATAGCCTCTAGAGATTctcctgggaaggatggaagagttgaagagagggcaggaagaagaaggggctgaggaggggcaggggtgattttagggaaccCACGCCTGAGAGTAtcaatttttttaatgaagtAGGTGGTAAGGTCACTGGGGTAAGAGATTGGGGGATGTAGAGGTAGGGGGCCTGATGAcagaattaaatgtctggaacaacaggCAAGGGCAAGGGcgttaataaggatggagaaataattttgctggcagaggagagggcagagttaaagcatgcaagttTAAGAGgatgaagttggcctgatatttagatttccaccagccttGCTCTGCACCTCATGCCCAAGAGGGAAGGATGAAGTCTGGGCTGGGGATCCAGGGCTGTATGCTAGTAGTTTGAGATTGATGAAGGGCTATAGGAATGAGAGGGTTGAATTCAGTACAGAGGGTAGTGTTGAGAACgtttatttggtcatcaagggagggtaaTTTGGGGTATGGAGGcgaagtggggcatgatgagttgagcaaattggatggggtcaaaagagcagaggtctctgaggGGGAATAGTATAGATTTATGGGGAGgtggtgtgggggagaggagactagTGAGGACACTGTAATCAGATAGAAGGGtttcagagctggtgagggtagagattgtgcatttGTTAGGGATGATGAGATGGAGTGTGTGATCAAGTTGGTGggtggatgaggtggggtggagcaggagatcagcAGAGCTGAAGAGTgatatcgcttagtacagtgctctgcacatatttaagcgctcaataaacacaatttaaGAGAGTCAGCAAAAGAGTCATCGGTAAtgtctatgtggatattgaagacCTCAAGATTAATGTggtcatggagaaagagagaaggaatgcgagaaaaggatcaaaatggttaaagaagttggaggtgggtcgTGGGATGGTTAGATGACAGTTACTAAaacctggagtgggtggtagagacaGATGATATAGATTTCAAAGGGAAAGCAAGGAATGGGAGAGGTGGAATGTTGTGAAAGCACTGGGAGCACTGAGCAGAAGGAAGccaacccctcctcctttcccagaggGAAAGTAGGAGAAGATaaggccccctctggagagagtagCAGAGGAGATTGGGTCACCTAGGgaaagccaggtttcagtgatggtgttAAGGAGTGACTAAGTCAGGAACAAGTCAAGGATTAAgtgaagcttccccatgatggagcaggggttctaCATCCCACACTTGGCTGAAGTTGTCGAGGGGGTAGTGGAGGAGGGGACAGCATGAGGGGTGGGGACTGTTTGGATCAGAGTAAATTGACAGGGGCCACTGCAGGGGGATATGGCCCACTGTTGGTATGAGTGGTGGCGATgagataggataataataataatatttgttaagcacttgctgtgtgtcaaacactgttctaagctctggggtagattctaggtaggaggacagggggctgggaggagggatggggaggcacaaggggaggggagaagttggGTGGCACAGTGGGTGCGCAaagtgaggtgggagagaagTACTGAGATGGGCTGACAGGAAGGaggggattgaagggtcatgATAGGGTTggtgaggtaaatgacagcaaTAACAACTTAATTCAGTGAAACCCAAAGGAGATTGTTGCCTTTACGTGGTTGAGAGTGAAAAGGCCCAAAACTAGGAGagaagatggttgaattgtccttggggccttgggagtgaagaggccagtggGAATGGGTGAAAACTGCCTGGGTTGGGCAGAGTAGCAGGCAGTTTTTGAAATATAATAATGtatgaaggggaagcagcgtggctcagtggaaagagcttgggcttcagagtcagaagtcatggttcgaatccctgctctgccacttgtcagctgtgtgactgtgggaaagtcacttaacttctctgtgcctcagttacctcatctgtaaaatggggattaacttgagcctcacgtgggacaacctgattaccctgtatctactccagcgcttagaacagtgcttggcacatagtaagcgcttaacaaataccaacattattatttattattattatgaagctggTTCTTAGTCACTTGGGGGTTAGGTAGCCACACATTGCCTTTATTgcaagaaagagggaaaatgaataaaatggccACTTCTTAGCTATAGCAGATAAGAAACGAAACATACTATAGTCCTAGCAGGCAGGCAGATGGGAGGCAGTAGTTCTGATGGCTGATGACCTGATTAGGAAGAGGCCGCTCGGAGAAGAGATCTCAGCATCTTTGGGGGCTGGTCTCTATCCTGTTCTATGGTCTGCATCAGTTCGTGTGCCTAGATGGAAAGATCTTGGAGCCCTCAGGTAGGTCTCTGTCCTAGGCAGTGTTTCATGGTTCAAGCCagcactccaatccatacttcaccttCTGTCCAGATAAttctctacaaaaactttcaaacCATGTTACtccactcaagaaactccaatagttgcacatccacctcagcatcaaataaaaaactcttcaccactggctctaaagcactcaatcaccttgcccctcctacctcaacttgctactctcctgcatctagctcacacacttcacttctttaatgctaaccttctcattttacccagtctcatctatcttgacaccaacctctcacccgtgtcctgcctctggtctggaatgccctccctcttggtatctgagagacaattactctcccttctttaatgccttattaaaggtacatctccttcaaaagtgTTTACCTAAGCCCTCCTATATCCTCTTCTGCATcttccagacttgctcccttcattcattacccttctcccagccccgcagcactttatgtatgtatctgtatttatttctattgatgtatctctccccctctagactgtgagcttgttgtaggcagggaatgtgactatttgtgATATTgttatctcccaaatgcttaatacagtgctctgtgcacaggaagtgctcaataaatacaaatgaatgaataatgaatgaatgcatgagaagcagtgtggcataatggcatAGTGGAGcccggcttggcagtcagaggtcatgggttctaaatccagctccaccacttgtcagctgtatgactttaggcaagtcacctaacctctctgttcctcaattacctcatctgtaaaatggggcttaagactgtgagccccacatggaacaacctgattaccttatatctaccccagtgtttagaatagtgcttggcacaaagtaagacttTAATATTATATCTCATTATTATGAATGACCTACCCACATGGAAGATCGGGGCTCCTGAAGTCTTGTTGAAGGCATCCCCCACAACAACGTTATTAATTTGGGGAACAAGAAGTTGGGCAAGGGCATGGTCTCTCTCTCCAACAACCCATTTTCTAAAAGCCCATATAAGGCAGCCCAAATCAAGCCCCTGGGGAACAGTGGCCACCAAACCTTGCTTTGCTTAGCCACCAACCACCctcttcactcaatcgtatttattgagtgcttactttgtgcaaggaactatactaagcgcttgggagagtataacacaaaaacattctctgcccacaataagcttcttccccctccctctggtcatcctctccttgccctcctccttctcttaactatcctcctcctcctcttcctcgttgtTCTCCCCAGTATTTTGACTTTGACCAGGAGGCCACTGCACCAAACTGGAAGGAAGACATCGTGGCCAAATGACCCCAGCGTTGgcctctgcccttttcctcttcatccacatTGCTACCATGGTAATAAAATCACTCAATATAGTCTGTCTGAATTACTGcaacagactccttgctgacctcccagcctcctgtctctccccactctagtccatgcttcactttgttttccggatcatttttctacagaaaacgttcaggtcatgtaTTCCCATTCCACtaaaacctcaagtggttgcccattcacttctgcatcattggctttaaagcaatcaatcaccttgccagctCTTATCTcaactcgctactctcttacAAACAGCCCTGCACCTcccacatttccctcctctaatcaTAACCTTCTCAATATACCTCGATTTTATCAATCTCGCTGCTGACCACTTTCCCACGTCCagggtctggcctggaacgcccttcttcctcatatcggaaagaaaattgctctccctgcttcaaaacgttattgaaggtacatctcctccaaaaggccatctctgaccaagccctcttttccttttcttcaactcccttctgcgttgccctgtcttgctccaTTTACCCATTCCCTCCCAACCGCCCagctccaaagcatttatgtataaatactataattaatttGTAGTAATAtctgtgtctctcctctagattgtaaagctGCTGTGGTGAGGGAATTTGTTTACTGTTCCATGTATTTTTCCAGGGTGTTTAGCACGCACTACgctctcaataattacgattgtcTGACTGGCTGAACTCCGCGTCCATCAAGGAAGTGGCGTAAATGTCAGGTGACAAATCGCGCAgccggaaggaaggggaagagcacgACTCGAGTGGGCGGGGAATCCGGAAGATGGAGAGCTACGGCAACACGGGACGGGGATTTCCAGTGCTACCGCAGCCCCGCGGTCACTACGGACCttcactacagagaagcagcgtggctcagtggaaagaccacgggctttggagtcagaggtcatgggttcaaatccggatcggccacttgtcagctgtgtgactttgggcaggtcactttacttcttgctgcctcagttccctcatctgtaaaatggggattaagactgtgaacctcacgtggggcaacctgattcccctgtgtctaccccaccgcttagaacagtgctcggcacatagtaagcgcttaacaaataccaacattattattattacgacaaaGGAAGCAGGTAGCATGGAAGCGCGCGCCTCGGAGATAGTAGAGAAAAGAAAGAGCGTTGTACCGTGGGTCGCAACCCCTAAGGGCGGGGCGAATATCGGAGAGGCGGGGATTGGCCAGCGGGCGGCGAGACGGCGTGCATCGGCGGTGACGCACGCCAACGGCGCGGGTGCGCGCGCGTCCAGCGTCCTCTTTGTGTGGTTCCCAGAACGGGAGAGGACGAAGAGGTGGTGGTTGGGCCTACTCCGTTATAGCCTTCATTTCGGCGCCTTCCTGCACACCGGCTCCCGACCTTTTTCGCCTGTTCGCCGTCCCGTGAGGGTGACGGGCGGCGGCagccgggctgggctggagaagtgaGGGCGGCGAAGCTGCGGCGCTTGCTGGGCGTGGGGAAGGTCGGGGCCGCGGAGATGGAGAACTCGCAGCTGTGTAAACTGTTCATCGGCGGCCTCAACGTGCAGACGAGCGAGTCGAGTCTGCGCTGCCACTTCGAGGCCTTCGGGACGCTGACGGACTGCGTGGTGGTGGTCAACCCCCAAACCAAGCGCTCCCGCTGCTTCGGCTTCGTGACCTACTCCAACGTGGAGGAGGCCGACGCCGCCATGGCCGCCTCGCCGCACGCCGTGGACGGCAACACGGTGGAGCTGAAGCGGGCCGTGTCGCGCGAGgactcggcccggcccggcgcccacGCCAAGGTGAAGAAGCTGTTCGTCGGCGGGCTGAAGGGCGACGTGGCCGAAGACGACCTGGTGGAGCACTTCTCGCAGTTCGGCCCCGTGGAGAAGGCCGAGATCATCGCCGACAAGCAGTCGGGCAAGAAGCGTGGCTTCGGTTTCGTCTATTTCCAGAGCCACGACGCGGCGGACAAGGCGGCCGTGGTCAAGTTCCACCCCATCAACGGTCATCGCGTGGAGGTGAAAAAGGCCGTGCCCAAGGAGGATATCCACCCGGGCAGCAGCGGTCCCAGgccaggccggggaggccggggaggccggggccgcaGCGGAGCCCGCGACCTGAACGGCTTGTCCAAGGGCGGCGGCGGCTACAATAGCTACGATGGCTATAGCAGGGGCGGCGGCTATAACGCTTATATCGGCGGCGGTTCCTCCTACGGCGGAAGCGACTACGGCAACGGGTTCGGCGGCTTCGGAAGCTATAGCCAGCACCAGTCCTCGTACGGGCCCATgaagagcggcggcggcggcagctggGGCGGTCGAAGTAACAGTGGACCTTATCGGGGTGGTtacgggggcggtgggggcagcGGCGGCTATGGGGGCAGCTCCTTTTGAGAGGGGAAAGCGAAGGGGGCCCTTTGGGCCTAAAAGCCCAACCTGTGGTCAACTCCTAGATGCTCGACCACCCACCTCGCAGGACTTAGGTCGTCTGCGGTAGTCCTTTGGAATCAGGGGTTGCCCGTTCGccttccaccctccaccccactgaaGATGGACTCGGCACCATGTACACATTTTGTGTTACAGTCATTAATGGActctatttttttattattactaggacTTCGGTCGTTTTTATACTAGCAGACTGTTTCGTGTTTGGTTttggggagggcgagggagggccATCTTGCCGCTTCTATAGCAAAACCTACGTGGGTgggtggggacaggagggagggacttTGTTGTAAAACTTGATACCTAGCTACAGCATTTTCTATAAAATCTAATCTGATCCCGTAACTGGGATTTTGAAAGTTGTAAAACACAAATCATTtacattttgtttttaataaatcATTGTGATTGACCGTATATGTTTAACTTTTTTTCCCTGCAACCATTCTGAACGTTTTAAGGGATTTTCATTTGGAGGgatagtttttttggttttttttggttgatTGTCGGGTTTTATTACCTTTTAAAATGTACTTGGAGAAACTTTAAAAGGTCCTAATTTTCCTTTGTGGTACCTTACTAGTTAATTTACACTTTTCAGTTGCCATCCACTACCCTGTCGGGTTGCTTGCCCCCCGGTAgaattttttttctaataaaTTTTGTTAAAGTATGTGCCATAGAGTTTTGAAGAAATCGTATGTTATGTTTGTCAAAGTTTTCAGGTGGCTTAGAATCAGTTCTCAAATTTGAAATGAGTCGTTACAGGTGAGAATGAATCACCCTGAAGATAAATGCATGAGTTGCATTTTCAGAGGAGCGGTTAGAAATTTTTTTTAGTTACACTTATTTGAAATGCTGTCCTCATTCTATTTCCTTTCCCAACTTCCTCTGAGACCTTAGTAGCACCATCTAGTGGCACAATAACTGAATTAGCGGTGTGCGGTAAAGGTTTACTGGTTTAAGTAAATTTCTCTAGGTTTGGAACTGGTCATCAGAACAACCTGTGGATCGGAATAGTTGCAAACCAAAGTTTAACTAAAGATTCACTTCCCAGGAATGTGGGTCCCCATATCTGTTACAGCTGCTTGGATTCCCATCTAAACTGAAAATGTAAAACTGCTGTGCCTAGCTTGGGCCCTGGCCCCAAACTGCTAAGATTGTAAGCCAGCTAAGTGTGCCAGTAATTCAGGAGCCAGTTATATAGTGAAATATCTGTACTCTGCTTGATTAACATGTATACCTGCAGCCCTTTCATGCAAGAGAATTCCAGTAGTTTAGTTTAAAAAAGTGTAATATGGGGTATACATGGGTAGAAATAGAGAATTAGCAGCGTTTATGAATACTGCAAATAAAGAACGCATTTTATCTACATGCTGAGTGGAGTGTGTTTGAAAACGAGGCTGGAGGGCCACAGAAAGTTGAGCCAAATTAGAGTgtctgctagactctaagctactgTCATGCACATAGTgttcatttgatttttctttagGTCTAACGTccaaaaaaaaaggtttaagCTAAGCAGTCTTCAAAAAGTGTAGTAACaatatttttaaagtacttattTTATCGATAGCATTAGTTGTCCTAAAATCCAATCTGTAAATTTAGAGT harbors:
- the LOC114808655 gene encoding heterogeneous nuclear ribonucleoprotein A0 — its product is MENSQLCKLFIGGLNVQTSESSLRCHFEAFGTLTDCVVVVNPQTKRSRCFGFVTYSNVEEADAAMAASPHAVDGNTVELKRAVSREDSARPGAHAKVKKLFVGGLKGDVAEDDLVEHFSQFGPVEKAEIIADKQSGKKRGFGFVYFQSHDAADKAAVVKFHPINGHRVEVKKAVPKEDIHPGSSGPRPGRGGRGGRGRSGARDLNGLSKGGGGYNSYDGYSRGGGYNAYIGGGSSYGGSDYGNGFGGFGSYSQHQSSYGPMKSGGGGSWGGRSNSGPYRGGYGGGGGSGGYGGSSF